The nucleotide sequence ccctttacctaacttgtttgcatcattcaagtgataTTACAAATGAATTATTAGCATCaagcaaaggtaaaacaaaacacTTGCTTATTCAAGAATCAATCAAGTTCTCTCAAGTGATCTATTAATCTGGCAAGTGACTCTCAAAgtcatcaagaacaaagaacaacataacaatGGACCGGTTCCCTGTATCAAATTattacatgtccttagttgtgttgtacCTTTATTAGAGCActctacttgtaattcctacttagcttagttaaaagcattgtgtaggaaatcattgtaaatcataaactcttatatttgtgtcttggctagagttaatcgagttgtaagtctttgtaatagagttattacaaagtggcttgtaatagagttgctacaagttagtgagggattaagaggttaattccaaGGTTACAATAAggtgtaatctaaagtttgctcagtagtgaagttgaaatcctacaagggtaggtcgtggtttttaatcccgtgagctgggagtttttcacgtaaaacttccattgtgtcatttacttactgcagtGTGCGTGTATTATatgggaactaatagagaacccggttctctatatagtttggtagACCCTTAGTTTTTATCAAAGGGAAAGTTAGAGTAATATATTAGTGAAAAAACTAGGAATAAAGGTGTAattatcctttttcttcacaaataaaataattttgtcCTGTCTGAAAATGATTAAGTAAATTACTCCTGTGTTGTGAGTTTGTTTATTGATGACAAACTTCCCCATTAAGAATTCTTTCAAACAATTATTGCTTAGGATGCATCAAATTTTGCTTTTGGCGTCCATTCCTTTAATCAACATCACATTCACAATGTACCAACAACGACAAACTTTATCAGTTTATAATTCTTACATTGGATATCAACAATTTGAATAAAGAATGATGTAAGCTATAACCAAGAACGTACACATAATAGGACTGAGATTCTTCTCATTCTTTTGTAGAGACAGTCACTCCTTAAAATTTATTACTACTAGTTTGACTAGGGAATTAAGGGGGAGAAGTGGAAATCAGATACCAGGATTGAAAATATTCAAACAACATATAGATCAGCCAATTCCTCGAAAGAATCAGAAGTAAAGTTGGTGGGATCAGCATTTTCAAGCAACCAAAGAAGATGGTCAAAGAGCACAACCTCACACTTAACTGAAAGATGGCCTTCCCATGCATATGCATGCTTCTGCTTTGATTTCTCTATTAGAGCATTCAACAGTGGATGACTCAAGTACTTGGATTTTATCACATATCTCCTTCTTGAGCTCCCAACAAGAATTGTCTCAAAATCTTCTTTATTATCCTCAGATTCCACATTCCAGATCAAATCTTCTCTTGTAGATTTGGACCTTAAACTACTATAAGATGAGCTTCTTCCAAGCTGCCTTGACAATGTCTTACACTTCCTCAGTAACagattcatcttcttcatcttctctaaTTGCTCCTTCTTGCTTTCATTGAGGAAAGTGAATGACATTAATTGAAGACTTAAATATAATACCAAGAACATGAATATTGCTAGATGGATAAGTGAATATAGTTGAAAGGTCGCTGTTTTCTGGTTCTTCGATAGGGACCTAAATTAATCAAATGACAAAGACAAGCCATCTTTTAGTACCTTTAGTTCAAATGGGATCTTCGTTGTTTGCTTATGTGTTATTCATGATCAAGATTTGATTCATTGTGTCTTGGGAGGAAAGATAAGTATGTCCTACTATAATTAAGGTGATGTTAGTTGAGAGGTAACCACTTAGCTCTTTAACCAACTTGACATGTCAAGAAGACTACAACCATAGTGATCGCCTATTGCTTAAAAGGTCCCATCTCATATATATGGTACAGAAagcatgatttttttttttgcctttagTTCCCAATTTTTCTAGATGTTGACTGACCCGTTGGAATCAATTGAGCATCATCGCACTTAGTGATTACCAGTAAAAACCTATTAGATAATTTTAATATTGAACCTCGGACTTATACTTGTTCTGAATTAGGAATATTGTGATTGTCTAGTCCTTTTTCGTGTGCGCGTATGTACGGAGGAGTAGTGACAAACAGGCGGGTCGGGTTGGATATGGTTCGGGTTGAAAATGTGTAATGAAAAAAACAGATAAATTATCCGATTCgactcatatttaatacggataaaaaacgggttaaccgacggataatatgttcatgacttcttgcatatgatcacttttgggaagattcttagtctccctaatttgaggaacccccaatttgaggctttacaaatgtaaaagttagactcaTTCATTATCCATTGGTtactcattagttatccattttctaaatggataatatggttcttatccatatttgaccatTTTTAAAAAAgctcattatccaacccattttgtaatagataatatgggtggttaactatttttttttaaccattttgctATTTTATTTAGAGATGCGTGTGTATGTGTGAGTTTATCTTTGTATAGTAATATTTTAAATTCCATGTCTAGTATGGAGCGGAACTGTGTATAAGATGAAGGATCTAAAGATATCTGCCCCACTTGTGTTTTTCCTCTACATATGTAATCATAGGCAGAGCACGAGATAATGTAAAACAAGAATAAACTTAAGAAACACGGCCTTTTGAGATGTCATTCCTTTTATGGCCAATGAAGACTTAACCAACTGTCACTCGTCAAATGGTTAAACTTGAACCTGATTGTTTCAGTGGGCAACAAACAGATCTTAGAAAGATGCACCCTAAAATTTTAACAATAAACAGGCACTAAAGTGCTCATGGGTTATAATAAAAGTACATCCACGTCGCTGTACGATTATGTAGATTTATATATTGTTAGTGCTTTCATCTGCATTTTTTCCATATCTTTGTCGGTTCTATAACTCCGCGCCATTCTATTACTTAAGTCTAACTTTATGCATCATACCCTAGGAAAAGAACGATTAGCACTAAATATTGTCgtgtcattttcttttttttcaggcATGGCGAAGCTAGGAGATGtttaaatttaaaagaagtgaaaaaaaatttTGACAAAGAGTGTTCAATATGTATTACTCCTATATATATCTAAaacataatattttatttatataaatagtGCAATTTCTCCACGAATTATGACCATGTGGCTTCGCCACTATTTTCAGATCTCTTTCTAACTAAACTAATGCCGAAGCATTTGCTGGTAAGACAGCCACATGGACAATTAATAGCCATCACAACAAAAGGCAGCATATCTGCAATTGTAAAATCGCGTCGTTTAGGACAGACAATTCTATCATACCCTATAATCGTTGTCATGGTGTCTTTGTAGTTAGATAAACGAATCACTAAATGGGGGGATCAAACATGTCTACATTTGTCTCATACATAATAATAGCAATAAACTTCAGATGAAGTTCCATTCCACCTACAGAATGTCATTGTTATCTAATAGAGGGTGAGCAGACCACAAAAAAGAATAGAAACGCCTTACCTGCGCAATGCTGGTAGAAGGGAAACAGGACCCTTCCATCTTAGCTTCCAAGCAAGACTACAATTGGCAATTTCTGTTTTTTGTAAGTTGCCACAGTGCAAGAGCAAATCAAATGGTGTTTAGAATTGCCCAGGGCGAAAACTAGCACATTCTAATGGAAAATAGTAATAGCAACCGGGAAGGCAGAAAGTCAAGCACGATCTATTCTGCTGTCTACATTTAGTATTTCTTTGAACTCTATTGCGTCATACTATGGTGGGGGAAAGAACAAAATCTCATGAAATAGAATTACATAGCACCACAGACATCTTTAGTCCCCTCTCACACAGAAATGAAATCAAGAAGGAAAATGCGCAAATAGAAAATCCAAGTATCTCCATCAACCATTCATACTAAAAACCCCTCGTTACATTCTTAAATGTGTGCCTAGTACACACTCCTAATTATCTAAAAAACGTGTCATGTGGCACTACAAGTTTTTTGTCAATTACCTACTTAAACTATCTAGTGCCCCCAAATTCCCCTAAACTATATTCCCCTATATATTAAAACCCCATATTAAATTCTTAGAGGTGCGTCTGTCTAACTATATTAACTTATAGTTTGAACTAAATTTTTTATGTAGTTCACTCATGATGTATTACTGTCGGATGACTGATTAATTCTACGAGTTTTGACCAAAGTAGTATCTAATGTAATgagttaattttttatttaattgtgGTTGTGCTAAATACTAGACTCCAATTGAATAATTCCTTATTCACATTCATGTTGCAgcactattttttttttagaaaaaaaggcATATAGTGTTGCATTTATGAAAAATCATCTTATATTACATAAACAAGattacacaaaataaaatttcgcAAACAAGAAACTAACCGGCCAACAACTACATTCTCTAATTCTAAATTACTCAAACAAGGTTTAAGAGATTCAACTTTATTCTCCACAACAAAGTGTTGGTTTAATAAGAAGATTTAAATGGGTGTTCTTTcaaaactaaaaaaagaaaaaaataaattatttcaaaGAAAACAAGAGAGGAAAATTTCTTTCCAGAGGGAACTCATATGGAgaactgaagaaaaaaaatgaaggtggaaaaataaggaagaatggtgaaaaatgaagaagaaaggtggatataaaggaaataaggagaatatttaaaatttaaaaaaaaaaaaaaggaaagagggTTAGGCTAATTAACCATTACATTTTGTCAAGTGGGCCATTTTGATGGCTTTTTTCAGATGTCACGCGCTCCCAAGCAAGTGTGCACACACGTTATGCCAGGTAAGCAACAAGGGAGTTTAAatatgaaggccaatatggttcAAGGGCGTTTTGGGGACACCAAATAATTAAAGTAGGAAACTGATTAAAACGGTAGTCTAAGAGGGTTTTAGGGTATTAGCTCAATTACATAGCACCACAGACATCTTTAGTCCCCTCTCACACAGAAATGAAATCAAGAAGGAAAATGGGCAAATATAAAATCCAAGTATCTCCATCAACATAAATTGGGACACACCCAAAAGAGAAGGGTGAATAGTAAATCCGTTACTATTCACGAGCCATAAATCCGGCATCCGGCGGTGGATTCTCGCAATTTTGGTGTTAATAGAAGCATTTTCTCTATGCGCACAATCCCCAATTGGTTTTGTGCTTAGATCTATAGCCAATCGAAACAGATCTTAAAATTTCTTACCCGGTTACTGTAGCAAGCATAACTTTTCGTtagtttcttcttctttcaatGGAGTTTTGAAGAACTTCATGAATATATCGTCTTCTCCCCAGCCTTTGGCTTTGGGAGAGCAATCTAAAATCATCCCTCCAAATTCATATGCAGCTAGTTTGATCAATAACCAAACAGCAGGACAAGTTACAAAAACAACTTTGAAGCCAAGCGAAGTAGTTCATGGAATCCCAACACTACTGTTTACAATGGAGGAACGAGAAGATTTTGCAAGGGAGGAAGGTTTGCATCAAGCCATTGTCGTGAAGGTTTCTCCTAATGCTCCAGATTTGCAAGACTTGCGTACAATTTTGCCAAAACTATTTGGCGTCAAAGGCCAATGTTTGATTGGTCTTCTTGCGCAAAGACAATTACTCATACGACTGGATCATTACGACGACTTCGTAATTTGTCTCACCAGGTCAGTTACTTATTTTACGAGCAAAGAAAAAGAACATCAAGTTAGAGTATTCCCATGGACGATTGGATACAACCCAAAAGAAGAAACACATATGGCAGCGGTATGGATTTCGTTTCCAAGTTTACCCCCTGAATTATTTGCCAGGCGTGCTTTAATGTCCATTGCAGCAACTGTTGGAAAGCCTATTGCTATTGATAAGGCTACTCAACTTAGGTCTAGGCCAAGTACAGCTAGGGTCAAGGTGATCCTTGACATTTTGGACAAACATCCAGAACAAATAAGGCTTAAATATGTTGATGAAGGAACTGGAAAGATCGTTGAATAGCTTCAACAAGTTACTTATGATAATTTACCTCTATATTGTAATCACTGCAAGTATCAAGGACATGACGAATCTAATTGTCGCATCCTTTTAGGAAAAAAACGAGTAGTACATGATGAACATGTGGAGGACGAAGCTGATGCAACAGGAGTAATGGAGAAACTACAGGGTGATGCAAGGGATTATCTGAATAAAAAAAGAGCTAACCAACAGCCGATTGAAGGACCTGGAAAAAATACAAATTCTAGGCAGCAACATACTTTGAAGGCCACTGTGAATGATGGTAGTAGAGGGGTGGTTGTGAACACGATGATTGATGACATACAGGTCCAACAAGTGCAAGATCAAGCTGGGAATAAGGTTGAGGGTGTATTCGTGGACCAGGTACAGAAACAACAGACTGTTTAGGATAGGAGGTTGATGGATTTTCCTGCTTCTACTAGTGTGCAACAGGTGATTTTGCAACCTAATGGAGGACAGCAATGTGTTATAGTTAATGAAAAGGCAAATGGTGATTTAGTGGTGCCTAATGCTGGACAAAAGGGAGATGGTGAATGTATACCTGCTGGTAGTCGAATAGGTGTGCAAGTGGCTGATTTAACTACTGGCAATAAGCAATAAGGGTTAGCAGTAGGGGATGCATCTACTCCTAAGAAAGCCAAACTCCCAGCTGATATACCTGCTACAAAAGTTTTTGAACGAATGAATGAAACTACAGCTGGTGCTTTGAACATTGCTATTGATTCAGCTGTTACAATTTATTGGCAGAATCGCCAAGGGGCTCGAAGCAAAACTGATCCAAAGAGTGTTAAGGCAGTGATCAAGGATCTTACACAGCCTCAAAATTGGGTGGACCATCAGGCAACTGCTGCTGTTCTAGCAACTCCTTTAAGGGTTGGAATTTTAGCTGGTGATCGAGCTAAAGCAGGGATTCAAACTCTTAGTGTTCAAGGTGTAGTGAATGTACATAATGGAACAAATGTTATCATGGCTGAAGAAAAACAAGCAGGTTCTAATGAACAGGAACAAGCTGGGCAGTCGAAAAAAATTGCAGATGATTGGATAGATGTGATGAGATCTCCTAGTCGACAAGATACATCTCCAGCTGTGAAGGCTAAGCAACAACATTTGAGTGTACCAGCATTTCGACAGGATATAATCACTCCAAATTCTTTTGATGCACTTGTACATGAGGAGGAAATTGGAATCAACTCATCAACACTAAATGGTACTATGGTTCAGCAGCAAATTGTTCCATGCACTACAAGTGAAACAAATATCCTACGCAACGAGCTAGTAGCTAAACAAGCACAAAGTTCCAACACTCCAACACTACTTTTTTCCAGTTCACATGTGGAAAAAATCATTAAAGACACACAAACTGCAATGATAATGAACACCAATATGGTTAATCCACCAATTGTGACGTTGAACAAATCCGTCTTTGAAATACCATCACAATCTTTGGAATCGTTTGGAGAGTATGGTATTAAATCCAAATTTTGGGATGACCAACGTGaggattgtgagcacgtgatttttgcttcacggaaattactccaaaagaaatcgagaaATAAAGCAAGttgccttcgggtacaattttgagagtTTGTGTGAcatttttggtaattattttgtccgtaaatgtttaccttgttaaagttaattgaaaaatacaataatacatgttgcatgcatatttaggatttaattatgcatttaggaattaattaaaccatcatttggctctaaaaggaaaatcacaaatgCATTCATTTTTactctatttgttgtcattgtgtgattttattttaaggttttaatttgtgtgttaattgttgtaagtgttaattaatatttgtgtagttttatttttgattttataatttaattaggaattgtgtttaaattagaaattaaagaaggaaaagaaaaagagttcaaaaaTGAAGGAATTCAAATGTGGGCTTAAAATTGAGACAAAAAACCAGGCCAAAATCAACTCATTTGACCCAGTCCGGTTAACTGGTCTCTCAGATGAAGGAAACGACGCCGTATTGGCACTTTCCATCTGGACTGTTGATCAAACAGatctaacggtccagttcagttctttcattaaaccaaacgacatcgtatgGTTGTATTTGATCGGGACCGTTCATTGCTTTTGATCTAACAGCTCCCAGGctttccctcatgacccgacccactccTGTCTGAGACCGACCCAATCCCCACTCAATCAGAACGGCACCGTTTCCTTAAGTGAagagatcctggccatcaatctcacctgatccaacggccaggatccatcccTCCCCTTCGTATATAAGGCCCCATctctcaccccacgcccccataGCCAAACGCCCTCCCCCCTTCCTCACTTCGTTTCTCTCGGAACCTAggtcaaaccctagccgccatagctccccttcgcctgaaacccggcggcaactacGCCGCCGACCAcctccttaacaccatagatccaCCTCAACACCCTGGTTACGAATCCACTACTCCCTTGGCTCGAATCAATCcccatcttctcgaatcttcatttgaagattcgagccaaaaccccatctatgccaaaccaccccaaattcataccagttactcccctgacctcactcgtaaccaaaccaagcttggtttggttcgaatctaaccagaaacctTCAAGCCCCAAATCAACTGtatgaaccctagaaatccagaacCTTGGGATCATTCCAATTAAacgaagggttggggtctaatagaccttaatcgaggtgttctcagttgagaacactttgattaaagtccgttcgacctcaaaaaggtcGAGTCCGGTTCGAGACTGGGTCATTTTTGTTcttaagattcagaggtatttttcctttccttccttCTGTTCATGTGTTCTATTTGTATCTCTTTGCATGTTTTAGTAGTTTGTGTGATTTTTCTACtttgcttttaattaattttgttcatcttcagtagaccttttatttggtccaattctaTCATTTGCTTCTGTTTGctataattgttatgtgttataaTTTGTATAATCGATATGAttagtttcgtcgattagttggTTGTATTACAACTCACTATTTTTGTCAAATGCTACTTGAATCACATGTTTTTTTCTGATTGTTTGTCGATAATTGTTGTACATTATGGCCTATATGATCGATTAATCAAGTGTCGTCAAGTAATTTGCTTGAAAAATTAGAGAAAACAGGATAGTAGTTCCTGTTTGTTTTCCAGTAGGTTTACCATTTCTTTTGTCTTCTGTGTTAAATGTATAATGAATTGAACCTTTTGTTTTCAGTCTTGTTACTCGTTTATCTCATTGCCTTGATTAATACCATTTCGATTTTCTTCTGCTCTTCTGCCCTAAATCTTTGTGTCTGAATAGGATTGTGAATTGGATATATCTGTAGTTATTTAGGTGTTTAACCAAATGAGTTTCAGGTTTGAACTTACATAAATGTAACTTCATACTTGTAAAGCTTAGGGTAATGAAGTGATAACAGTagggtttcaggggtgatttagGAATTaaacagttaggataatattttagtgttagtgttttgttagtgggatattaattaatttggtaatggagaacaaaagggaatgggggcctaaaaataaggaaaagtttcCTTAGTGGATATTAAgtggaaaatttcagatttagtGGAAAAAGGGGGTCGGGCTGTAGTTTTAAAAGGAAGGCAGACTTGTATAAGAAGAGGACAGAAGAAGACTGAAAATCGATCTTCTGAAAAATACTAAAGAGGGAAAAAAGTTGGAGAGTTTGTTTTCTTTCACTTCTGAAAATCAGAATCAGTTTGGTTAAGTGTTTAATAAAAAGTTCAAAGTGTTTCTTTCTTGGAGAGtttaaaaaatagaaatcaaAGTTTGTTGTTCTATTGCACTTCTGGTTATATTGTTCTATTTGTGATTGCTAATTTGTTTCTGGGATTTCATTGAGGTTTCAAGTAGTTTTCTGAGTTTGTTATTTCTGGTCTGTACTGGTTATTTATTGCTGATTCTGGTATATCTGTGTTGTTGTTTGGTACTTCTGAAATTGCAACTGGATTTGGTCCTGAGTTTGCTGTTGGTTAAACAAAATTGTTCCATTGGTTGTTTTGCTGGATTTCTGGTGGTTTTAATCTATTTCTGGTTTGCTGCTGCTTTGTTGTCACCACTGCTGTTACTCACTCCTTCTTCCTATTCTTATAttttcaataccaggtacacgctCGAATTCCTTGGTGTAACCTCGAATTGGAATGAAATGAAGTAGTATTTCCAGCCTATGTTCACGTGAATATTTGTAGTGATAGTCAGTCTAATGTTGTCATTTTCCGTTTGTTTGAATTATATTGAGTCAAGAACTGGTCAATTAGGATCGCCTCTATCATTTTGAACCATTTAGACTAGTAACAGACTACGGACTGTACTTTGGTGTAGTAGTTTATTTCCAGCTTTCCCGTTGTTTATATTCACAGTGACGATAGCAAATAATAGATTTCTGTTAACAGATAACTTTTGAGTGAACATAGTGATGCCTTAAACTTAGAAAGATAGGAATTTGAATGAACACTCGGGTGAGTGTAGTGTTGGGAATAATCAGTTAGCCAATGTTCATGTTTCTTTAAAATCAGCAAATTTCGAATGTGTTAGCTTCATTTAGTTAATAGCACTTCATCTTAGCCAATACTTTCTAAAAAAAACGCAATAACGCACCTAATAGTATGTAAATCTGGTCGTAAGAGTTAAAACCAAGGCCATAACTTTCTTGTGCATTTAATCAGAACAGCTTAAGCAAACTTTCGTAATCATTAGTAATTAAGGTTGGCTTAGTTTCAAGTAGTTGAAAACAATTAGTCCAATGGTTCATTTCATCTAACAATGTGGGTTTAAAttagttataggataattagttttcttttgaatatatatattgtttgtcAATTCCGTATTTTCAATTTCAGTAGTATTGACTTatagaataaggcatgaaatattCTCCTTTTACGCAAGTTTGATTGCAGTTTTCCAGTTGCGCTTGCTTTAATCCGATAAATAAGTGATGGccttttcaagcatgtaattaactaggattattttattttattttagagacaaacttaaacAGAAAATGTAGACATTTTAGGaatgtccttttaaaaataaaagaggcGTGCCTCGCCAAAAATAAAATGTATAAGTGGCGAGGTCCTCTATTTTTAATAACTATCTAGCTTTAGGGAGAGGTCGTTTAGCGAATATCCACGACCTTCACCGAattaataacacgatagtctctttaggcgcgtatttaataaaattactttcctaaattcgggtgcgcatttatgtgacccgaatcAAATCTCAACGAcgttaaaatatgttaaaaactacgggtgcatttatgtgacgtggttcg is from Nicotiana tabacum cultivar K326 chromosome 18, ASM71507v2, whole genome shotgun sequence and encodes:
- the LOC107798462 gene encoding auxin-responsive protein SAUR76; the protein is MSFTFLNESKKEQLEKMKKMNLLLRKCKTLSRQLGRSSSYSSLRSKSTREDLIWNVESEDNKEDFETILVGSSRRRYVIKSKYLSHPLLNALIEKSKQKHAYAWEGHLSVKCEVVLFDHLLWLLENADPTNFTSDSFEELADLYVV